DNA from Kryptolebias marmoratus isolate JLee-2015 linkage group LG15, ASM164957v2, whole genome shotgun sequence:
TCCAACtacttttctctctgctcctggtggaaggcggacgtgtttcttttctctctgtctctctgacttctgtacttctgttttgactgtcttagctcatgcttagatatgtctggttttacttcggctgtatagcagggctggggtacttttagatagttcagtaccgttagttttagttttacttttagcttagtttagttctgtacatttagtcatgcttagatctgtttagtttagcttagcttatttagacaattagttatcactgtatcttgtacctgtctgtaattttgttctgtgttgtaaagcactttgagttgcctcgtgctgaaaagtgctatataaataaatgtacctacctacctacctacctacctacctacctacctacctacctacctacctacctacctacctacctacctacctacctacccaATCAtctgcctctgtacaacatggaagctcctgtcaggcatcTTAACTCAGTGCCTAGCACATGGATCctggagtgcttgaaactgtacaacatcaacaggacactaaaAGCCTTCACTGAGAActcaatgggaatgtggaagacaactctagaGGCTAATTCAAAGCCAActgcacaagtcagcatcaaatgcGACACATATCAAGGTGATGCTTTGTCaccactcctgttctgcatgggcctgaacccACTCAGCCAGGTCATCAcaaagagtggctatggatacaggttccaaagtggaacagtcatcagtcacctcctctacatggatgacgaTAAGCTGTATGCCAGAAGTGTGCGAGACATCGACTCTTTGTGTGTGTCCCATGCTCTGCTGCTTTTGCCGTCTGACAGGAATTGTTCCCTTCAGTTTACCTccgaaagtaaaaaaaaaaacagcctcagaCCCCAGGTATTACCCAATTACACCACAGTTGGTCTTAGATAAGCTGACTGCGGGGTTTGGTTGTTCCAAACAAAATTACGGTCTTCTTCCCTGGGATTCACCCTGCTTCCCTTGAAGGAAAAATCattcagcagctgaaaacaaataatCCCTCAAGCACCCAAGTTAACGACCATCCAGACCCAGACTTTAACACGAACTATTGTTAGTCAGTCTGGTTGTTTTTGAGATCCTGGAAAATAAGAGCTCAGgatgatattttaataaatcactgtGCTGAACCCACTTTTGCAAAACCTCACATAAATTACTGAACCAAGatctttaaacctttaaattggTGAACATCCTAGTGAATTGACTCGGGTGGACTTAGGAATATTGGTGGAAATGCTTCCATAAGTGTCTAAATTTAACTTTGGCAGATACAGCACAAATCAGTCAGATAACTTTGCATTGGATATAAACCAATCAAGTCCACTTAACTCTTGGGACCACAGCTACATTCTAATAAAGATTTAACAATTTAGGTTAGGATGTATTAAGGGAGAGTTCTTACcattctctgttttctgtcaggattgTTTACCCCTCAGACGGAGAATATGTGGGTAAAAAATCAGTCTAAAACGACGTCTCTTCTGTCTCAGACTTAGAAGTTGGTTGTTGAATTATAAAAATGTGGCCCGGCCTGACTCCAGGTTGAAGCAAGCAGCGGTGGGATGATAAATCAGAGtttttaggctcagtttttgACAGCTATAACTTCTAAAATAATCAGAGCACCTGTAAATACGTCCTGATAGACCCACCGCGTCTTCAGAACCCAACTCACTCTGTTCCGTTTTACCTTTTTCTTCCAACTGCACTTCCTCTTTTTCCTGAGCTGCTGCTCtaacttctgcttttcttcaacttacttttattctcttcttttttcttaccTGTTCACAGAAATAATATAGCGtcaaataaactataaaacactCACCAATTTTTAATAAGGCATATTTTATACTAAAATCTTATTATCCGATGCTAGACTTATCAAAATTCATAGCTTCTGAAAAAATCCTAACTTTTTACTCCATCAACTGAGCAACCTGGAGATGTTACATAAACCTGTCCTCACCCCGTTTTCTCgtaaatgttttcttccctCCTAACCCTTTTTAAGCTGTGGTCTCTTCACAACCGTTAATACTGTCACATGATGCTCATTGATCATTCACACTTTTAATCACACACTTAAATCATTCTATATATGATTATTCACTGATTAAGCTCCTCAGCACACTTTAATCATTTCTCCCCTACCCCAGCCCTGTCTGTCTGGGTTCAGAGCTGACCTCAAAAATGCACTGACCACAACACTTTCAATCAGTTTGATCCAGTGACTGTCATTTTTAGAGGACATGTTTGCCCAGATTAAGTCCTCTGGTTCTCCATGTGATGCTCTACCACCACGTTTTCTTAAAAAGGATTTCCCTTGTTTTGGGCACTTGATTCTTGCCCTTTTTAACAGCAGACTGTTATCTGGAGTAGTCCCTGCTAATTTCAAACATGTGTGGTGCAGCTCCTGATAAAGAAACCTGGTCTTGATCCCACTGTGTTGGGAAATTTTAGGCCCATGTCCAAGCTTCCTCTATTGtctaaaatcttggagaaactTGTTTATTCACAGTTAAAAGCCTTTCTTGATGAACATAATATCATGAATGTGTTTCAGTCTGGTTGCAAAACTCTTTATAGCACAGAGTCCGCTCTGCTGATAGTTTTGAATGACATTCTCCTGGCTTGTGACTCTGGTGATCATGTGGTCCTTGTTTTATTGGACTTAACCGCTGCTTTTGACACAGTGGACCACAGCATTTTATTGTCCTGTCTTCAGCATCAAGTAGGCATCGGTGGCACTGCTCTGGAGTAATTAAGGTCCTATCTGGCAGACAAAACATTTGCTGCAAATATTGCAGGGTGTGAATCCTTTTCTGCTCCTCTGCCTTGTGGGGTTCCCCAGGGTTCAAGTTTAGGGCCTTTGCTTTTTTCTCTGTACCTTCTTCATATTTAGCaaagcattttattgaaaataagaCTAAGGTAATTGTTTTTGGACCAGTCAAGCATGTCTGAGCCGTCCAGTTGACTTACACCCCCTGGCAACGTATGTTAAGTCCATAGTTACAAACCTTGGTTTTGAGATGGACAGTGACTTTAAACTTGACAGTCAAATAAGGGCCATAGTCAAGTctagtttttatcatttgagaAAGTTAGCAAAGTTTAAGTCTTTTCTTTCAAGGCTACAGTTTGAAACAGTAATCCATGCCTTCATTTCATTTAGGCTGGATTACTGTAATTCTCTCTATTTTGGAGTCAGCCAGTCCTCGTTGACAGGTCTGCAGCTGGTGCAAAATGCTGCTACATGTCTTTTAACAGGAACTGGTAAGAGAGAACACATTATCCCTGTCTTggcttctctccactggctgcccatgtattttatttagtttgtttcaaaatttttttgtttatttttaaggttttaaatagCCTTGCTCTGCCTTACTTAAAAAAGCTTTGTCCCCCTCTACACTCCCTCTCGGTCACTCAGGTCTGCTGACAAGCTGCTCCTGGTCATTCCCAAGCGGAAGCGGAagcaaaaaagcacaaaagctcctcacaataCATGCAGGGTTTCACCCCACTGATGATCCGATAAGTAAATGCCTCAAGCAGTAGAAACCAAATGTGGAAGAGGGAAAACAAGAGTAACaatcatggaaagataagcccctgtACAACACATACCACAGGTCGATTcgggaagtggctgatatcaacaaatcctagcagtggctagaaagggctggactgaaggacgtcacagaggcactaatcaagGCAgtacaagagcaatagaggccggagtctatcataccagacagGGCCCATAATAGCAGGATATAAGGCAAAGCATACACGGAACCCCATAACCAAGTGGTTGGAATAGTGTGCAGCAACATCTGTACccagtatggactggaagtcccacagtaaaagtgggagactccacctaaggtggtggagaatggcagagCTAAGATACTGtaggacttccagatccagactgacaaacaggtgatggctaaccaaccggacattgtggtgatagataagatacagaagaaagcagtgatgatagatgtagcagtcccaagggactgtaacatcaggaagaaggagcatgaaaagctagagaaataccaagggctgaaagaggaaatagcgaagttgtggaaagtcaaggcctcagtggtaccagtgatCATTGGAGCACTCTGTGCTGTGACCCCTAAACTGGATGAGTGGGTcgaacagatcccaggaacaacctcagagatctctgtccagaagagcgcagtcctaacTAAGATACGgcgtagaaccctcaagctcccaagCCTCTGGTAGAAGACCCGAGCTTAAAGTGAAGCGGAACCATGAGGAAAATAAGGgcaagctatttttttttataaatacacatacacacacacacaacactttTTTCAATTAATAAgaactttaaaattattaatctgTGACTTGATGATCAGGCTCTTTCAAAACTCCACCTTGCGTAAAAatttcattgttctttttgtgaCACAACCCAAATTTTACTGTTAGTCATATATGTTTCCTCCAAACAGTGTTTcttggttaattttttttaattaaaaacatagaaACAGGATCACTGGTGTAAACACACAATAACATGAAAGAGCAGAAGATATTCACACTTTAACATTAGCCCTTTCAGCATGAACTCAGActggaacaaaagaaaaacaaaccacaaagcaCACTTTAACAGCGGTACTTTACCCTTAAACACATAACTGTACACACAGTATTTCTAAAACAATATTCTTACAGCTGGCATGGCAGTATATTAAACGTCTcaaatctctgtgttttaaagaaacatttatgttGAAACAAAATAGAAGCCATAGTATTGAGTTCCTCTGATCAGTAAAACAGCTACTGTAGTCACACAGTGtttcagaaagcaaaaaaatgaaatcactgcaataaaaaaaaaattgtcaagtCATCATAGCTCTACTTTCACTGCAGAGCCATCTGTGTGTCAATTACTTCCAAATTCATGTTCAGGATACTATGGCTGAAAATACTCCTATTACAGAATATTTGAACTGACTAAAGAGCTTCAGTCAACACCattttaacttctttaaaataaattagaaatgtttacacctttaatttttttttcaaagttaataaaaacagaactttattgGCACTACTTCGGAAAGGTCTGGTCCTGCTCAAAACCAATTAAAGTGcagtttattaacaaaaacGATGTTACAACCAGTATGCAAGCctgatgtttaaatgttaatggGGAACAATTCAAAAAGAAATATGGACATATATTCAGCtggataaaagaaaaaccttgactaatcatttgttttatgcTCTCAGTTGCTACAGTCAAAAAAGATTTAACAGAAAGGTTCAGTGAGGGTTTAGCTTCAATTGTCTATTGCGTGACAGTTATCAAATACGGAAAATAACAACTTACTGCTGAGCTTGTGTAAATCAACACGCCTTTAAGTCATCACActctagaaaaaataaataaatgtaaaataaaatcccaaagCAGGTTTCATTTTGAGCTATGACTACACCACTTCTAATGTGAGCCAATGGCAAAAAAGAAATCTTATTCCAAACTAATGGAATATTTTCTCCTCTGAAGTCAAAACGTCTTATTGTGCCTTTATATTAATTggtttgtgacatttaaaatgatgCTGAACGCAGTCTGGTGTAGATTACACTCCCGTTACTTTGAATgagttgtgttgtttgttttgtttttttatttttttgcagatttaaggctgatttcttgttttggtgATCTAGCAAAAAtgtttatctgtaaatatgaaacCAAAGCAGAGCTGGAAACACATTAGAATGCACTAATGAACCTCAGGTTTAACATCAATGTTCAGCTGAATAACAGTCTGGTCCAGACGGTAATGAATTCCTTCAGTAGCTCTGCATTAGGGTAAACGTCCACGTTCTCTACGAGGAACCCTCTTCGAGCTGCTCATCCTGAAAAGGGTAGCTGAGTGCAGGGGGGAAGCCCTGACTCCGAGGCTGTTCGTCCAGTAGCATCAGATCCTCCACATCTTTCCCCTTGTACCTCCGCCTGCAGATCTTTACTGTCACTTTCCGCCCCTGAAAGACTTTCAGGGCTTCCTTGGAGGCCATGGCTCTGGCGGCGGGCTCGTCCCGCCCATACCCTGTGCCCATGTAGACGGCCTGGCAGCGGATCTCACACACGTGGCCTTCCTTCTGCGCTCGACTCGCCGGGAGCCCGGTAATGTCCTTCAGTGGTACAAACACGCACGTCAGGGTCTGTTTACACGACTCCACACAGCTCCGCAGTATTTCAAAGTGGTCCAAGTTGGGCCCGAAGCCGCCGGCCGACACCAGCTTCCAAGCCACAGCCTTGTAGAGGCGATTAAAGAAGGGCTGGTGCTCTGCTGGAGCCTGCGGAAGAGGTCCAGTTTTCTGACTTCCAGGCCGTGAGGTGGCCCTCCCAGCAGGGCGGCTGTCGAGCTCATTAGGAGCATTTTTGGGTCTTTTCACACAGCTGTCAGCGTCCTCGTCTGCAAAAGACAACACAGCAGGCAGGACATTGTTTACTGCACAAGAGACACCTTTTACTTTAATAGGAAAAACAGATTC
Protein-coding regions in this window:
- the LOC108249214 gene encoding CDKN2A-interacting protein — encoded protein: MAEQRSEDDVSEYLNQNPQLAQWVDSFRGYCESNKQWSARREFILRNMEAFPTVKPGVPSSSLDRLLSLSMVWANHIFLGCSYPQAVMDKIKEMGEGIVVLDVPVHRTTKDELTARGKRSCTADEDADSCVKRPKNAPNELDSRPAGRATSRPGSQKTGPLPQAPAEHQPFFNRLYKAVAWKLVSAGGFGPNLDHFEILRSCVESCKQTLTCVFVPLKDITGLPASRAQKEGHVCEIRCQAVYMGTGYGRDEPAARAMASKEALKVFQGRKVTVKICRRRYKGKDVEDLMLLDEQPRSQGFPPALSYPFQDEQLEEGSS